The Salinispora tropica CNB-440 genome has a window encoding:
- a CDS encoding cobyrinate a,c-diamide synthase — protein MVTTPWPLPRVVVAAPASGHGKTTIATGLLAALRRRGHRVSPHKVGPDYIDPGYHALAAGRPGRNLDPWLVGEERIAGLLRHGAAVPSPADIAVVEGVMGLHDGAVGHRGYASTAHVARLVAAPVLLVLDTTAQGRSAAALALGMGAFDPAVRIGGVVLNRVGSPRHESLLRDALAEVGVPVLGAVTRAAEVAAPSRHLGLVPVAERAAESIAVVDALADLVGATVDLDAVLELARSAPPLTAPPWDPVAAVGGPAGSDRPVVAVAGGPAFTFGYAETTELLTAAGGIVVPFDPLRDAALPSGTRAVVVGGGFPEVHVEALAANTGLRADLAAFDGPVVAECAGLLYLGRELDGVPMCGRLDLTARMTGRLTLGYRAAVAAADSVAHAAGDPVRGHEFHRTGTEPGHGELAAWRWDGAAHGFVTGRIHASYLHTHWAGHPRAAQRLVAAATR, from the coding sequence ATGGTGACCACCCCCTGGCCCCTGCCGCGGGTCGTTGTCGCCGCGCCGGCCAGCGGCCACGGCAAGACCACGATCGCCACCGGGCTGCTCGCCGCGCTGCGCCGTCGGGGCCACCGGGTCAGCCCACACAAGGTCGGCCCGGACTACATCGATCCCGGCTACCACGCCCTCGCCGCCGGCCGGCCCGGCCGCAACCTCGACCCGTGGCTGGTGGGGGAGGAGCGGATAGCCGGCCTGCTGCGGCACGGCGCGGCTGTGCCCAGCCCCGCCGACATCGCGGTTGTCGAGGGGGTGATGGGGCTGCACGACGGTGCGGTCGGCCACCGCGGGTACGCCTCCACGGCCCACGTCGCCCGGCTCGTCGCCGCGCCCGTGCTGCTGGTGCTCGACACCACCGCCCAGGGGCGCAGCGCCGCCGCCCTGGCCCTCGGAATGGGCGCCTTCGACCCGGCGGTGCGAATCGGCGGGGTGGTTCTCAACCGGGTCGGCTCACCCCGGCACGAGTCGTTGCTGCGCGACGCCCTGGCCGAGGTCGGCGTACCGGTGTTGGGCGCGGTCACCCGGGCCGCCGAGGTCGCCGCCCCCTCCCGCCACCTTGGCCTGGTTCCGGTCGCGGAGCGGGCCGCCGAGTCGATCGCCGTGGTTGACGCGCTGGCCGACCTGGTGGGAGCGACGGTGGACCTCGACGCGGTGCTGGAACTGGCCCGGAGCGCGCCACCGCTGACGGCGCCGCCCTGGGACCCGGTCGCCGCCGTCGGCGGCCCGGCCGGGTCCGACCGTCCAGTGGTCGCCGTCGCAGGTGGCCCGGCCTTCACTTTCGGCTACGCCGAGACGACCGAGCTGCTCACCGCCGCCGGTGGGATCGTCGTCCCCTTTGACCCGTTACGCGATGCGGCGCTGCCGTCCGGCACTCGGGCGGTGGTTGTCGGCGGGGGCTTCCCCGAGGTGCACGTGGAGGCGCTCGCCGCCAACACCGGGCTGCGCGCCGATCTGGCCGCCTTCGACGGGCCGGTGGTGGCCGAGTGCGCAGGCCTGCTCTACCTGGGACGGGAACTGGACGGTGTGCCGATGTGCGGCCGACTCGACCTGACCGCCCGAATGACCGGACGGCTCACCCTCGGCTACCGGGCAGCCGTCGCCGCCGCCGACTCGGTGGCGCACGCCGCCGGTGACCCAGTACGCGGTCACGAGTTTCACCGCACCGGCACCGAACCCGGTCACGGCGAGCTGGCGGCGTGGCGCTGGGACGGCGCCGCGCACGGCTTCGTCACCGGCCGGATCCACGCCTCGTACCTGCACACCCACTGGGCCGGTCATCCCCGAGCAGCCCAGCGGCTGGTAGCGGCGGCGACCCGGTGA
- the cobO gene encoding cob(I)yrinic acid a,c-diamide adenosyltransferase — protein MPQGKPTHVPADGLTTKQRRNRPLLIVHTGSMKGKSTAAFGLALRAWTAGLPIGVFQFVKSAKWRVGEESAFRALGEVHEQTGQGAPVSWHKMGEGWSWIQRDGAADHAADAREGWRQIQRDLTAQRYGLYVLDEFTYPMRWGWVDVAEVVDTLAARPGFQHVVITGRDADPRLVAAADLVAELTKVKHPMDAGQKGQKGIEW, from the coding sequence ATGCCGCAGGGGAAGCCGACGCACGTGCCGGCCGACGGGCTCACGACCAAGCAGCGACGGAACCGCCCATTGTTGATCGTCCACACCGGATCGATGAAGGGGAAGTCCACCGCCGCCTTCGGTCTCGCGCTGCGTGCCTGGACCGCGGGACTACCGATCGGGGTGTTCCAGTTCGTCAAGAGCGCCAAGTGGCGGGTGGGAGAGGAGAGCGCGTTCCGCGCCCTCGGCGAGGTGCACGAGCAGACCGGTCAGGGTGCTCCGGTGAGCTGGCACAAGATGGGTGAGGGCTGGTCGTGGATCCAGCGCGACGGTGCGGCCGACCACGCCGCCGACGCCCGCGAGGGATGGCGGCAGATCCAGCGCGACCTGACCGCCCAGCGGTACGGCCTCTACGTGCTCGACGAGTTCACCTACCCGATGAGGTGGGGCTGGGTGGACGTCGCCGAGGTGGTCGACACCCTCGCCGCCCGACCCGGCTTTCAACACGTCGTCATCACCGGTCGCGATGCCGACCCCCGCCTGGTGGCCGCCGCCGACCTGGTGGCCGAGCTGACCAAGGTGAAGCATCCGATGGACGCCGGCCAGAAGGGCCAGAAGGGCATCGAATGGTGA
- a CDS encoding VWA domain-containing protein, which yields MSTTSKPGLRATRPPRPEAPGANYPFSAVLGMADMRLALLLNAVNPAIGGVLVRGEKGTAKSTAVRALAALLPPVVRVADCRFACDPQTPDPRCPDGPHPAVRTTERRPAALVELPVGAAEDRVVGSLDLERALADGVRAYEPGLLAAAHRGVLYVDEVNLLHDHLVDLLLDAAAMGRCHVEREGVSVSHAARFLLVGTMNPEEGELRPQLLDRFGLTVEVAASRDPAVRVEVVRRRLDADADPAGFAARWAGEDAAVAGRVADARARLDGVVLTDAALRQIAEVCAAFDVDGMRADIVTARTAVAHAAWQGRDRVTAEDVRVAARLALPHRRRRDPFDTPGLDEERLDEALNRAQEEHPDGPDDGTGPDDGPAGGTGPDGGPDGGPAGGPDGGPAGGPDGGPAGGTGPGGAGGPAGDTGSAGDTHPDGSAGSAADPSGPDRPAAGEDGTSRPEQPSRDARPVAAPQPGLRARLFTAPGIGEGVPGRRSRARTGRGRTTGARVPAGRLGALHLPATVRAAAGYQVARGRTSGPLRLRPADVREAVREGREGNLVLFVVDASGSMGARQRMSAVKGAVLALLTDAYQRRDKVAVVAFRGSGAEVLLPATASVLAASTRLAELPTGGRTPLAEGLLAAAELLRVERLRDPRRRPLTLVVTDGRATAGADPLPRAARAAAVLRATGAPCVVVDCESGPVRLDLARRLATQLAAAHHPLPAVTTSPLAELATAGFTAERSVV from the coding sequence GTGAGCACGACGAGTAAACCGGGACTGCGGGCGACCCGGCCGCCCCGACCGGAGGCTCCCGGGGCGAACTACCCGTTCTCGGCGGTGCTCGGCATGGCCGACATGCGCCTGGCGCTGCTGCTGAACGCGGTGAACCCGGCGATCGGTGGGGTGCTCGTGCGGGGTGAGAAGGGCACCGCCAAGTCGACCGCGGTGCGCGCCCTCGCCGCCCTGCTGCCGCCGGTTGTTCGGGTCGCCGACTGCCGATTCGCCTGCGATCCGCAGACGCCCGACCCCCGCTGCCCGGACGGGCCCCACCCGGCGGTGCGGACGACCGAACGTCGCCCAGCCGCGCTGGTCGAGCTGCCGGTCGGCGCCGCCGAGGACCGCGTTGTCGGCTCGCTCGACCTGGAGCGGGCGCTCGCCGACGGGGTACGCGCCTACGAGCCCGGCCTGCTCGCCGCCGCCCACCGGGGGGTGCTCTACGTCGACGAGGTGAATCTGCTTCACGACCACCTGGTCGACCTGCTGTTGGATGCCGCCGCGATGGGGCGCTGCCACGTCGAGCGGGAGGGCGTGTCGGTCAGCCACGCCGCCCGGTTCCTGCTGGTCGGCACGATGAACCCGGAGGAGGGGGAGCTGCGTCCACAACTCCTCGATCGGTTTGGGCTGACCGTGGAGGTGGCGGCTAGCCGCGACCCGGCCGTCCGAGTGGAGGTGGTGCGCCGCCGGCTCGACGCCGACGCGGACCCGGCCGGCTTCGCCGCCCGCTGGGCTGGGGAGGACGCGGCGGTCGCCGGCCGGGTGGCGGACGCCCGTGCCCGGCTGGACGGGGTGGTGCTGACCGACGCGGCACTGCGGCAGATCGCCGAGGTCTGCGCGGCGTTCGACGTGGACGGGATGCGGGCCGACATCGTCACGGCCCGGACCGCCGTGGCACATGCCGCCTGGCAGGGCCGGGACCGGGTGACCGCGGAAGACGTTCGGGTGGCCGCCCGACTCGCCCTGCCGCACCGTCGCCGCCGGGACCCGTTCGACACGCCGGGACTGGACGAAGAGCGCCTCGACGAGGCGCTGAACCGGGCGCAGGAGGAGCATCCGGACGGCCCCGATGACGGCACCGGCCCCGATGATGGTCCGGCCGGTGGCACCGGTCCCGACGGCGGTCCCGACGGCGGTCCGGCCGGTGGCCCCGACGGCGGTCCGGCCGGTGGCCCCGACGGCGGTCCGGCCGGTGGCACCGGTCCCGGTGGTGCGGGCGGCCCGGCTGGCGACACCGGCTCCGCCGGAGACACCCACCCCGATGGCAGCGCCGGCTCCGCGGCTGACCCGTCCGGTCCCGACCGACCCGCGGCCGGAGAAGACGGTACGTCTCGGCCCGAGCAGCCGAGCCGGGACGCGCGGCCGGTGGCCGCGCCGCAGCCCGGGCTACGGGCGCGGCTGTTCACCGCGCCGGGCATCGGCGAGGGGGTGCCGGGCCGACGGTCGCGGGCGCGGACCGGGCGGGGCCGCACCACCGGTGCGCGGGTACCGGCGGGGCGCCTCGGTGCGCTGCACCTGCCGGCGACGGTCCGAGCCGCCGCTGGGTACCAGGTCGCTCGGGGACGGACCAGTGGACCGTTGCGGCTACGCCCGGCCGACGTGCGGGAGGCCGTTCGGGAAGGACGCGAGGGCAACCTGGTGCTGTTCGTGGTGGACGCCAGCGGTTCGATGGGCGCCCGCCAGCGGATGAGCGCGGTCAAGGGCGCGGTGCTCGCCCTGCTCACCGACGCGTACCAGCGTCGCGACAAGGTGGCGGTGGTCGCCTTCCGCGGTTCGGGCGCGGAGGTCCTGCTGCCCGCTACCGCCTCGGTGCTCGCCGCCTCCACCCGGCTGGCCGAACTGCCCACCGGCGGGCGTACCCCGCTCGCGGAGGGCCTGCTCGCCGCCGCCGAGCTGCTGCGGGTGGAGCGCCTGCGGGATCCCCGCCGGCGACCGTTGACCCTGGTCGTGACCGACGGTCGGGCCACCGCCGGCGCGGACCCGCTGCCCCGCGCGGCGCGGGCGGCGGCGGTGTTGCGTGCGACCGGCGCCCCCTGCGTCGTGGTGGACTGCGAGTCCGGCCCCGTCCGCCTCGACCTGGCCCGCCGCCTGGCCACCCAGCTGGCCGCCGCCCACCACCCCCTGCCGGCCGTGACGACCTCCCCGTTGGCGGAGTTGGCGACCGCGGGCTTCACCGCGGAGAGGAGCGTTGTCTGA
- the cobN gene encoding cobaltochelatase subunit CobN: MRILLLSTADTDLLAARASGADYRLANPTRVAVDGVPELLDGVDLAVVRLLGGRAAWPDGLATVLASDVPTVVLGGESIPDAELTAVSTVPSGVTTQALSYLVEGGPENLAQLVRFLSDTVLLTGEGFAPPAPTPAYGIHGERSADPDRPTVGIVFYRAHALAGNTTFVDTLADAVEAAGGNAVPIFCGSLRGLTAGAGPLELFARCDALLVTVLAAGGTVAADAAGGGDEDAWDVGALAALDLPVIQALCLTSTREQWADSDAGLSPLDAAMQVAIPEFDGRIVTVPFSFKQIDADGLSIYAPDPERAARVAGIAVRHARLRHLSNADKRVAVVLSSYPTKHSRVGNAVGLDTPASAVRLLGALAAAGYDLGAAPVPDDGDVLIHALIAAGGHDVEWLTPEQLAAASARVPQETYRRWFDEVPAQLRANMVKHWGQPPGELYTDGGDIVLAGLRFGNVVLLIQPPRGFGENPIAIYHDPDLPPSHHYLAAYRWLAAPAAAGGFGADAVVHLGKHGTLEWLPGKGLGLAADCAPDAVLGDLPLVYPFIVNDPGEGTQAKRRAHAVVIDHLVPPMARAETYGDLAKLEQLLDEYATVQALDPAKVPVVRGQIWELVRAAELHHDLHQAQMPAADDFDDFVLHLDGYLCEVKDVQIRDGLHVLAEAPDGEARVNLVLAVLRAPQVWGGTRALPGLRQAIAASYGLDESALLAVPGDRVPVPAALTEAADGPAVTAADAVDLIEGLARRLAVGMETLGWPADRAEAVVAEVTGRAIPDAAAVLRFAATELVPRLERTTDELAHTLAALNGGFVPPGPSGSPTRGLVNVLPTGRNFYSVDPKAIPSRNAWDVGVALADSLLSRHLADTGAYPRSVGLTVWGTSAMRTQGDDIAEVLALLGCRPLWDDRSRRVTGVEVVPLAELGRPRIDVTVRISGFFRDAFPHVVALVDDAVRQVAALEESASDNYLRAHVAEDLAGHGDERRATARIFGSKPGAYGAGLLPLIDARNWRSDADLAEVYAVWGGYAYGRGLDGREARTDMERAFARIAVAVKNQDTREHDIVDSDDYFQYHGGMVAMVRHLTGAAPAAYVGDSAMPHDVRTRTLSEETRRVFRARVVNPKWVAAMRRHGYKGAFELAATVDYLFGYDATAGVVDDWMYERLAEAYLFDAETREFLERSNPWALRGMTERLLEAADRGLWAKPEPSTLDRLRETYLASEGDLEDRG, encoded by the coding sequence GTGCGCATTCTGCTGCTCTCTACCGCCGACACCGACCTGCTTGCCGCGCGGGCCAGTGGGGCCGACTATCGCCTGGCCAACCCGACCCGGGTGGCCGTTGACGGCGTCCCGGAGCTGCTCGACGGCGTGGACCTGGCCGTCGTACGCCTGCTCGGCGGCCGGGCCGCATGGCCGGACGGATTGGCCACGGTCCTCGCCTCGGACGTGCCGACAGTGGTGCTGGGTGGGGAGAGCATTCCCGACGCCGAGCTGACCGCCGTCTCCACCGTGCCCTCCGGTGTCACCACCCAGGCCCTGTCCTACCTGGTCGAAGGGGGCCCGGAGAACCTGGCACAGCTGGTCCGGTTCCTCTCCGACACGGTGCTGCTCACCGGCGAGGGGTTCGCGCCCCCCGCACCGACCCCGGCGTACGGGATACACGGCGAACGGTCGGCCGACCCGGACCGGCCGACCGTCGGGATCGTCTTCTATCGGGCGCACGCGCTGGCCGGCAACACCACCTTCGTGGACACGCTCGCCGATGCGGTGGAGGCCGCGGGGGGCAACGCGGTCCCGATCTTCTGCGGCTCGCTGCGCGGGCTGACCGCCGGTGCGGGCCCCCTGGAACTCTTCGCCCGCTGCGACGCGCTGCTGGTCACCGTGCTCGCTGCCGGGGGCACCGTGGCGGCCGACGCGGCCGGTGGTGGCGACGAGGACGCCTGGGACGTGGGCGCGCTCGCCGCCCTCGACCTGCCGGTCATCCAGGCGCTCTGCCTCACCAGCACGCGGGAGCAGTGGGCCGACAGTGACGCCGGGTTGTCCCCGTTGGACGCGGCGATGCAGGTGGCGATCCCCGAGTTTGACGGGCGGATCGTTACCGTGCCGTTCTCGTTCAAGCAGATCGACGCCGACGGGCTGTCGATCTACGCGCCCGATCCGGAGCGCGCCGCCCGGGTGGCCGGAATCGCTGTCCGCCACGCCCGGCTGCGGCACCTGTCCAACGCCGACAAACGGGTGGCGGTGGTGCTCAGCTCGTACCCGACGAAGCACTCCCGGGTCGGCAACGCCGTCGGCCTGGACACCCCGGCCAGCGCGGTGCGGCTACTCGGCGCGCTCGCCGCCGCCGGCTACGACCTCGGCGCGGCACCCGTCCCAGACGACGGGGACGTCCTCATCCACGCGCTCATCGCCGCCGGCGGTCACGATGTCGAGTGGCTCACCCCCGAGCAGCTCGCCGCCGCCAGCGCGCGGGTGCCGCAGGAGACGTACCGGCGGTGGTTCGACGAGGTGCCGGCGCAGCTGCGCGCCAACATGGTCAAACACTGGGGGCAGCCGCCGGGGGAGCTGTACACCGACGGGGGCGACATCGTCCTGGCCGGCCTGCGGTTCGGCAACGTGGTCCTGCTGATCCAGCCGCCCCGCGGCTTCGGGGAGAATCCGATCGCGATCTACCACGACCCGGATCTGCCACCGAGCCATCACTATCTGGCCGCGTACCGGTGGCTGGCCGCACCCGCCGCGGCGGGTGGTTTCGGCGCGGACGCCGTGGTGCACCTGGGCAAGCACGGCACCCTGGAGTGGCTGCCGGGCAAGGGCCTCGGACTTGCCGCCGACTGCGCCCCGGACGCGGTGCTCGGCGACCTGCCGCTGGTGTACCCGTTCATCGTCAACGACCCGGGGGAGGGGACGCAGGCCAAGCGCCGCGCGCACGCGGTCGTCATCGACCACCTGGTGCCGCCGATGGCCCGCGCCGAGACGTACGGGGACCTGGCGAAGCTGGAGCAGCTGCTCGACGAGTACGCGACCGTGCAGGCGCTCGACCCGGCGAAGGTGCCCGTCGTACGGGGACAGATCTGGGAGCTGGTGCGCGCCGCCGAGCTGCACCACGACCTGCACCAGGCCCAGATGCCGGCCGCCGACGACTTCGACGACTTCGTGTTGCATCTCGACGGTTACCTCTGCGAGGTCAAGGACGTGCAGATCCGCGACGGCCTGCACGTGCTGGCCGAAGCACCCGACGGCGAGGCGCGGGTCAACCTGGTGCTCGCCGTGCTGCGTGCCCCACAGGTGTGGGGTGGGACCCGGGCCCTGCCCGGCCTGCGGCAGGCGATCGCCGCCAGCTACGGCCTGGATGAGTCCGCGTTGCTCGCCGTGCCCGGCGATCGGGTGCCAGTGCCGGCCGCGCTGACCGAGGCCGCCGACGGCCCGGCCGTTACCGCCGCCGACGCCGTCGACCTGATCGAAGGCCTGGCCCGGCGCCTCGCCGTCGGGATGGAGACGCTCGGCTGGCCGGCCGATCGAGCGGAGGCGGTCGTCGCGGAGGTCACCGGTCGGGCGATCCCGGACGCCGCCGCGGTGCTGCGCTTCGCCGCCACCGAGCTGGTGCCGCGGCTGGAGCGCACCACCGACGAGCTGGCGCATACCCTCGCTGCCCTCAACGGGGGGTTCGTGCCCCCCGGCCCGTCCGGCTCACCCACCCGTGGCCTGGTCAACGTGCTGCCCACCGGCCGTAACTTCTACTCGGTCGACCCGAAGGCGATCCCGAGCCGCAACGCCTGGGATGTGGGTGTGGCCCTGGCCGATTCGCTGCTGAGCCGGCACCTCGCCGATACCGGGGCGTACCCGCGCTCGGTCGGGCTCACCGTGTGGGGCACCAGCGCCATGCGGACGCAGGGTGACGACATCGCCGAGGTGCTTGCGTTGCTCGGCTGCCGGCCGCTCTGGGACGACCGGTCCCGGCGGGTGACCGGCGTCGAGGTGGTGCCCCTGGCCGAGCTGGGTCGCCCCCGCATCGATGTGACCGTCCGCATCTCCGGCTTTTTCCGTGATGCCTTTCCGCACGTGGTGGCACTCGTGGATGACGCGGTACGACAGGTGGCCGCGCTGGAGGAGTCGGCCTCGGACAACTACCTCCGGGCGCACGTGGCCGAGGACCTCGCCGGGCACGGCGATGAGCGCCGGGCCACCGCGCGGATCTTCGGGTCGAAGCCGGGCGCGTACGGGGCCGGCCTGCTTCCGCTGATCGACGCGCGGAACTGGCGCAGTGACGCTGATCTGGCCGAGGTGTACGCGGTGTGGGGCGGCTACGCGTACGGGCGGGGGCTGGACGGCCGGGAGGCCCGCACCGACATGGAACGCGCTTTCGCGCGGATCGCCGTGGCGGTGAAGAACCAGGACACCCGGGAGCACGACATCGTCGACTCTGACGACTACTTCCAGTACCACGGCGGGATGGTGGCGATGGTCCGGCACCTCACCGGTGCCGCACCGGCCGCGTACGTCGGCGACTCGGCGATGCCGCACGACGTGCGGACCCGCACCCTCAGTGAGGAGACCCGCCGGGTGTTCCGGGCCCGGGTGGTCAACCCGAAGTGGGTCGCGGCGATGCGGCGGCACGGCTACAAGGGTGCCTTCGAGCTGGCGGCCACCGTCGACTACCTGTTCGGCTATGACGCCACCGCGGGTGTGGTCGACGACTGGATGTACGAGCGGCTCGCCGAGGCGTACCTGTTTGACGCAGAGACCCGGGAGTTCCTGGAACGGTCCAATCCGTGGGCGCTGCGCGGCATGACCGAACGACTACTTGAGGCCGCCGACCGTGGGCTGTGGGCAAAGCCGGAGCCGAGCACCCTGGACCGGCTCCGAGAGACGTATCTGGCCAGCGAGGGTGATCTGGAGGACCGCGGGTGA
- a CDS encoding PucR family transcriptional regulator produces MTGVGLAERLVVHRTLTERSPALVDEMVGAVVDQVPIYRELSDTQLREVTAIAQWAVTRLTEMWVDGTRLTVRDISRFRGIGATRATDGRPLLAVLRAYRVAAAVITDAVAEHAPPGLTVADLAALVQALVAALDDLSEALANGYQHKAAELITDRRQLIDEFLHDLLAGRQTSPGALADRTEQLNVRVPASFGLLLAVGDPASPQTHRARVAALAESPAVGADHGPVDLSTGALLSTMRAGAGVLLLPDEHDRCAVATAVAAGGWRACLISGASAATLPQDYRAAVAALEHAPVEAFARRTVLDRGDALTVAVLHGAPPVDRAALHAAVLGPVLTPANAHLFEGLHAYLTHGSAIEAATAVGLHPQTMRHRLRRLTELTGRSLTHSWDRLVLAVAHASLPPPGR; encoded by the coding sequence GTGACCGGGGTGGGCCTCGCGGAACGACTGGTCGTGCATCGGACGCTCACCGAGCGTAGTCCGGCCCTCGTGGATGAGATGGTCGGCGCGGTCGTGGACCAGGTCCCGATCTACCGTGAACTCAGCGACACCCAACTGCGGGAGGTCACGGCGATCGCCCAGTGGGCCGTCACCCGGCTCACCGAGATGTGGGTCGACGGCACTCGGCTGACCGTCCGGGACATCAGCCGCTTCCGGGGCATCGGCGCCACCCGCGCCACGGATGGCCGGCCACTGCTGGCGGTGCTGCGCGCCTATCGGGTCGCGGCGGCTGTCATCACCGACGCTGTCGCCGAGCACGCCCCGCCCGGCCTGACCGTCGCCGACCTCGCCGCGCTGGTTCAGGCTCTCGTCGCCGCGCTCGACGACCTGTCCGAGGCGCTGGCCAACGGCTACCAGCACAAGGCCGCCGAGTTGATCACCGACCGGCGTCAACTGATCGACGAATTCCTGCACGATCTGCTTGCCGGTCGCCAGACCTCGCCCGGTGCGCTCGCCGACCGCACCGAGCAGCTCAACGTCCGCGTTCCCGCCAGCTTCGGCCTCCTTCTCGCCGTCGGCGACCCGGCAAGTCCGCAGACCCACCGGGCCCGCGTCGCCGCGCTCGCCGAGTCGCCAGCAGTCGGCGCGGACCACGGACCGGTCGACCTGAGTACCGGCGCGCTGCTGAGCACGATGCGAGCCGGCGCGGGTGTCCTGCTGCTCCCGGACGAGCACGATCGCTGCGCGGTCGCGACGGCCGTGGCCGCGGGGGGCTGGCGGGCTTGTCTGATCAGCGGCGCTTCCGCGGCGACCCTGCCGCAGGACTACCGGGCCGCCGTAGCCGCGCTGGAGCACGCACCCGTGGAGGCGTTCGCCCGCCGGACCGTCCTCGACCGCGGCGACGCGCTCACCGTCGCGGTGCTGCACGGCGCACCCCCCGTCGACCGCGCCGCACTGCACGCCGCGGTTCTCGGGCCGGTACTCACCCCCGCCAACGCCCACCTGTTCGAAGGGCTCCACGCGTACCTCACCCATGGGTCGGCGATCGAGGCCGCGACCGCGGTCGGACTGCACCCGCAGACCATGCGCCATCGTCTCCGCCGTCTCACCGAGCTCACCGGCCGCAGTCTGACCCACTCCTGGGACCGGCTCGTGCTCGCGGTGGCGCACGCCTCACTCCCGCCCCCCGGACGGTGA
- a CDS encoding FAD-binding dehydrogenase, translated as MEADVVVVGAGLAGLVAAAEAADLGRTVLLVDQEGEQNLGGQAFWSLGGLFLVDSPEQRRMGVRDSIELARQDWFGSAQFDRDEDRWPRAWAEAYLEFAAGEKRSWLRRYGHRFFPVVGWAERGDGRAGGHGNSVPRFHITWGTGPGVVEPFERRVRTHADTGRIRFAFRHQVDGLLVEAGVVVGVHGSRLEPTTAERGRPSSRTVVGEFQARAQAVIVTSGGIGGNHDLIRRAWPARLGTPPKRMVAGVPAHVDGRMLGIAEDAGANVINPDRMWHYVEGLRNWDPIWDNHGIRILPGPSSLWLDAAGNRLPAPYHPGFDTLGTLRHLRHSGYDYSWFLLTQKIIEKEFALSGSEQNPDLTGKDLTLLLSRVRAGAPGPVEAFKRHGEDFVVADTLDELVAGMNRVADPDVPAIEVGRIRTLVTERDRQLTNTFCKDAQVKAIRSARTYRGDRLLRVAAPHRLLDPKAGPLIAVRLNILSRKTLGGLETDLDGRCRTRDGDAFPGLYAAGEVAGFGGGGMMGYNALEGSFLGGCLFSGRTAGRAAARHIS; from the coding sequence GTGGAAGCTGACGTCGTCGTGGTCGGAGCCGGTCTGGCCGGGCTGGTCGCCGCCGCCGAGGCAGCAGACCTCGGCCGTACCGTGCTTCTCGTTGACCAGGAGGGGGAGCAGAACCTGGGCGGGCAGGCGTTCTGGAGCCTCGGCGGGCTGTTCCTGGTTGACAGCCCCGAGCAGCGACGGATGGGCGTTCGGGACTCCATCGAGCTGGCCCGGCAGGACTGGTTCGGCAGCGCCCAGTTCGACCGCGACGAGGACCGCTGGCCGCGCGCCTGGGCCGAGGCGTACCTGGAGTTCGCCGCCGGAGAGAAACGGTCCTGGCTGCGGCGGTACGGGCATCGCTTCTTCCCGGTGGTCGGATGGGCCGAACGCGGGGACGGCCGGGCCGGTGGGCACGGCAACTCGGTTCCGCGGTTCCACATCACCTGGGGCACCGGTCCCGGCGTGGTGGAGCCGTTTGAGCGACGGGTACGGACACACGCTGACACCGGGCGGATCCGGTTCGCGTTCCGCCACCAGGTTGACGGGCTGCTCGTGGAAGCCGGTGTGGTGGTCGGGGTGCACGGCAGCCGGCTGGAGCCGACCACGGCCGAGCGAGGCCGGCCGAGCAGCCGCACCGTGGTCGGCGAGTTCCAGGCCCGCGCCCAGGCCGTCATCGTCACCAGCGGCGGGATCGGCGGCAACCACGACTTGATCCGCCGGGCCTGGCCGGCGCGGCTCGGCACCCCACCGAAGCGGATGGTCGCCGGCGTACCGGCCCACGTGGATGGCCGAATGCTGGGCATCGCTGAGGACGCCGGCGCCAACGTCATCAACCCGGACCGGATGTGGCACTACGTCGAAGGGCTACGGAACTGGGATCCGATCTGGGACAACCACGGAATTCGCATCCTGCCCGGTCCCTCCTCGCTCTGGCTGGACGCCGCCGGCAACCGGCTACCGGCCCCGTACCACCCCGGCTTCGACACCCTCGGCACCCTGCGCCACCTGCGCCACAGCGGCTACGACTACTCATGGTTCCTGCTCACCCAGAAGATCATCGAAAAGGAGTTCGCGCTCTCCGGCTCCGAGCAGAACCCAGACCTCACCGGCAAGGACCTCACGTTGCTGCTGTCCCGGGTGCGGGCCGGCGCTCCCGGGCCGGTCGAGGCGTTCAAACGGCACGGCGAGGACTTCGTCGTCGCTGACACCCTCGACGAGCTCGTCGCCGGTATGAACCGCGTCGCCGACCCGGACGTGCCGGCGATCGAGGTCGGCCGGATCCGCACGCTCGTCACCGAGCGGGACCGACAGCTCACCAACACCTTCTGCAAGGACGCCCAGGTCAAGGCGATCCGCTCCGCCCGTACCTACCGCGGTGACCGGCTCCTACGGGTCGCCGCGCCGCATCGCCTCCTGGATCCGAAGGCCGGGCCGTTGATCGCCGTGCGGCTCAACATTCTCTCCCGCAAGACCCTCGGTGGGCTGGAGACCGACCTGGACGGTCGCTGCCGGACCCGCGACGGCGACGCCTTTCCCGGCCTCTACGCCGCCGGCGAGGTCGCCGGGTTCGGTGGTGGCGGCATGATGGGCTACAACGCCCTGGAGGGATCCTTCCTCGGCGGCTGCCTCTTCTCCGGCCGGACCGCCGGCCGCGCCGCCGCCCGGCACATCAGCTGA